In Cryptomeria japonica chromosome 1, Sugi_1.0, whole genome shotgun sequence, the sequence tcctcatcttcatcaactcttccttcattttgggagccaatgtgggatttataggccttttcttttgcctaaaTGGTTTTGGATCTAGCTTCAGTGGGATTTCGTGCTGGAAAAAATCCTCTCTGTATgccttaaggtcatcatatgaccaagcaaaaacatgtttgtattttCTTAACAGATTGACCAATGCGGTTCTAATTTTTGGTGTAAACTTCTCTGGGATttttttcacttcccaagtttattttctccACTTCTTTACAACTTGTAGTGTTGGTCTTGAAATTTGCCATGTCTTTATTGCCAAACAACCTCTCTAGTTCCACCAACCCTTTTGGAATCTTTTTTGTTTTAAGCTAGAGAATGTCTTTCCCAAATAGAGACCCCTTACCATtctcctcttccacatatgcattccaatccatATGTTGGCCCTCATACTAatcttcacaaaataagaactttagaagatccctatcatcatcaaatatctacCAGTTCTTTATGTTATCTAGTACTGTaggtctagtttttatttcaacttgggtaatgtcatcaaaaggaatatcattatgtttaactaCTAGGTTATCCATAAAATCAGCTTAAATATTGTTAGATCTTTCAatccatgttatagaaaatgcatcaaaaaattcaatagagtCCCACACCTCAATTCTGTAATTTTGAAGCCTTACATTGTTAGTAGCAAACTTTTCCCTTACTTGAGATACAACTAACTCtaaatcaccataaattgttagtagtttgataCCATGTTTATTTGCTATTCTAAGACCTAAGAAGAGTGCTTCATACTCAGcaacattgtttgtacattcaaaggctaacaagaaagaatatttaaatgatctcccattaggagaaataaaaaccacaccagatccatttccttctttactgcaagcaccatcaaagtatattttccaaattttatcctcATGTGCTTCAATAATATCTTTAAGCTTATTAGTTTTGTATTGAATGGGTTTAGAAATATTTACCTAAAATTTATCTATATCTGATTGGAGGAAACATGTTGTCTCAtttggatcaacttcttctatcagGTAGAACGATCTTGGCTCTCTATCAATCCTTACATTTACCCTTTTTACTGGGGTGGCTGCATATGATAGATCTAACTAAACATATCCTGTGAGAATTggattagctctgataccatgtgagattttgccaagatctagaggcaatgcaaagcacaaatagagaaaacaaaatagatgatagaaataaactatattctatccagatgaaaatactgatcaactagatcatcaatcaatacatacaatgaatatgagcttgcttatataggcaaggctatatggatatgtgagcacacaaacatgacatgtggctcaataagaaacaagggtaggtaggaaataggtgtaggtaggtaggagaaacaatataatattccacatgaggtggatcacccactaaatgtggagtgtaacaacaagatcacaccataaaaggtggaaattatcctacacacactatcccaatgtggcacaaacacccaagtgtctcatacccagactactatgtaatgcatgtacctaagttaacttaagtaaggtgtaataatatccaagatgaataattatttacaccaacacccccccttaagtgaaacttaggggaatgcacctaagtctacaatgcaactaagtaatgcaagatgggtctcggctacgaggccatgttaggtacccatgtacaaatgcaaatgcatgaaaacaaatgcaaagaaatctctcacaaagcgaggaaagagagaaaaacccaatgggaaaaaaccctcccccaaaagagagattaaAACTAGATACAaaaaactctcatagaagtatgtgaaggacaaaaccccgtGTGAGGAAAAAGTCACcctcatatgagagaagaagaagagagactaggaagccccccctcaatctggaatctgcaccaatgatagaagcttgaagatgaataaagaaactgctccatgaacgtcaaacaatattcctccccttaggaagaaataaaaccaaaggtgcatccatgaagtctccccaatcatgaagggaagatgtatgaagaaaactcatgatgaaaggaatctctgaaaactgctcaagtgtccccatgtcgatgctgaaagataccccctccaaaggtggtaaactgtgccacactgctgaaaaaggcactccaagatctagtggagatggatgtagaacatgtcccaaagactcatatgtctcctcaaaagataaagagacctcctccaagtgttgtacaaaagtatccacaatcatgtcaacctctaaagattgatcatgtggagaatgcacaagagggtcagagttatccctcacaacaatcaaagaaggatcatcttcatcaaagagaagatgagtgtcatgaatggtgtctcccaaatctgcaatgtaggagtccacaaacaaaccagcaatgtctgtcaagtaggcatcccaataaactaaagctggaagacatgaaatatcctgctgcactgaatcataagaaggcaaaaccgtcacactagttgcatcatcaggtgcaataggtggtgtgatatcaatagaaggagatgaaatgcaaggctcaagaatggggtcacatgtgagaatccccaagttcaaatgcctaaagttctcctcaaaatttgaattatcaacataggaagaaccaaccttatcaataggaccaaaatctgaaaaagagtacaaccgagatgcatgatcaaccaccccagtcacaatgatagctccactctccaagtctctaatgataactaaatcaagtgtgaactccacagttttctaagttgccccatgtgtgatttgatagatggaaagaagattatttgtcaagtggggtacacacaacacatcattgaaggagttatccccaattgcaatagatcctttcccaatcacatccatgtatgtatgattcccCATCAAAATATActgcatgtggcaaggctcaaatgtagaaaacatagactgtgaagatgccatatgatgagaagcccctaaatctagaagtcatctccctaaatcatgacttgtagtagcacaaagagcttgtccctttcctttatctatcgcaaaagagtgatcctttcctttatccttggaagaagaagtcgatgtagacattctagaaggtaggttgattctattcttctcaagaagattcttcaactcatcaatatccttcttataacaatgatgttcatcatgtcttgacttcttgcaatatccacaaaaaacattatccttatatgatttcctattaggtgagaatggtgtatcaccttgttgtggagaggaagattgtgctccatcttgttgtggttttgacttaggttgcttttgattcttgccttttccttgattactttgattccctttgttagccaccaaagcttgtgactttgaagatttgagaatccccatcatggtcaacttagattgctcaagtatcaacatctctgtgaatgaatcaaatgagggagaagtgtatgaggaaccctgagctaacctatgggtgtgaaagcttgATACAAAGTCtgcatactttgaaggaagcttgtccaacaagttataaaccaattgagcatcctttttgccaattccacaatcctttagcttttctcttaactcagttgcttttgtgacataatcttggattgtatcaaaatccttgggatccaaagttgtgagttcactatcaagcttgtagcccttaatctcatcaacttgaccatacaatttcttaaaaatatcccaagtctctttaattgtagtacacttatcaatgtgaaaaatgaggtcatctgatacatactttctaagagttccaagtgccatagcattcttagtaagccattcaatttcagcattaggatcagccttaggattaggtggtgctgtaatagtttcatttacataatgaatgagtcctttttccattagtttactccatgccttaattttctatgatgcataattatgaggagttaaaagtggaaatttaggagaacccatagcaccaaaatgaaaaaacacaagatagagagaggcacaatcacacaagacacccccctaaaatactcaatcaagaaatccccccaaaatgggaTTTTGGcaatttatacttagtgcatatacaatgggccacttgcaaaacaaggcaaagtggacttctgatttcaatttacaacttctcaaaatgagatctaagagacttcaacaaatactgctagtgatctaaattgagatccaagaaaaatgcaagtaccaaatatgccaaaaatggtcaaatagtgaaagtacaatttctacttaaaatcactacaaacagatggttgattatgaaagtagatgaaaaaatatgcactttcaaaaaaaatggcacctaaaaaggagtccatatgagcccaaacgaagcctccaaagttgtaaaaattgggatttcacgatttctgaaaaatctgtatcaaaaaatcagaaaactcttgcaccactatatagatcacaaaattctaccccccaaaaaaaaaaattgcttgaaaaaatgagtccggatgagtgagatattgctatttgaaaaatgcctacaaaattataatttctggaaaatttctgccacagcgtcaaacttcaaatgcctctagatttggcctctaaagtccaattttgatgaaacaaaaggcaaaactgactttcttggacctcctaaatccaattgtcacctcaaatttgacccatcaagcttcaataataacctacaatagaaaactccaaaatacacaaccccaaatagcatcaaatttctctcaattagaaaactaatgacactctaatggctctgataccatgtgagaattggatcagctctaataccatgtgagattttgccaagatctagaggaaatggaaagcacaaatagagaaaacaaaatagatgatataaataaactgtattctatcaagatgaaaatactgatcaactagatcatcaatcgatacatataatgaatatgagcttgcttatataggcaaggctatgtggatatgtgagcacacaaacatgacatgtggctcaataagaaacaagggtaggtaggaaataggtgtaggtaggtaggagaaacaatataatatttcacatgaggtggatcacccactgaatgtggagtgtaacaacaagatcacaccataaaaggtggaaattatcctacacacactatcctaatgtggcacaaacacccaagtgtattatacccaaactactatgtaatgcatgtacttaagtaaacttaagtaaggtgtaataatatccaagatgaataattatttacaccaacatatccccctaccaaatttgaccattgccttgatAATAAGATCCCATAATTTGGAGGCACTTGAACAactgtgatgtttgttttatatgACACATCTGGGCATGCTGGAAATCAAAACTCCATATTCTtcataattccaatgaatgggactAATCTATTGttcatagcataacatttcccatagggAGTGTCTACATGCATCCCAAGTTCCTTCATGACATCTTCTGGCATCATGTTCACAATTGCACCTAAATATATCATACAATTgttaaccattttattgttaatcaacaagatcagataaaaaggatcaacctaaGTAAGATTCTTAGTGATAGAAGTTCCTAAATAGACAATAGGTGGATCTTCAGCTCTTGGCCTATGATCCTCTTTATTAATTTCACCAACGttagacaaaatcttgattgtttcatttttgtaATCAGTAAATTTCATTACTTCAAGTAAGGGCAAAGATACTTTCACCTATGATAAACCCTGAGACATAAACAATCCACAATTTGAAAGTGGCTTACTAATTTGTTTCCTTTCAATTAGTTTTGTCAATTTAGGGGGTTTTGTTTGTTTGACCTTTACTGATGTACCTTCATTTTCCTCATTGGCAATGGTGTATTTGTTTCCACTAGCtttaggaacctttgcaaatatcCTAGATGGTTTACCTTGCTCTTGGTTCATTGTTTTGTTCTTTAGCCagtaatttttttttgcatgtgctGCTGCTGCCATAGTATAAGctttattttcttcatctgttAAGTTTCTCAAGGAATACACTAGCTCTTCATCATGGAACAATCTCCTCAAGGTTGGGGTGTCCACATCATCATCAGTGAAAACTTGTTGTACGTTGTACTATTGGCTCTCTCTCCTCCATTGCACATCTGATGACCTCATCCTCGAATGAATCCTCATCCCAACCCCAACATGGATCTAACAAAAGTGCATTCACCGTGGGCTCATACTCATCCTCATGGTCATTTTCTTCTACCAAACCTTGAGCAATCATACATTGTTCTACAACATGGGGTAAATTGCAGaattcacaccatggatattcctccacaAAATTGTTTACTTTCTTCAATGGTTCAGAAGTTTCTTTGCTTAGATTAACATTCATTGGCTTACCATCTTTccagtttgtgttatatggcatgtcgtGCAATATTGGCCTATTGTAATTCATTGGCTTGTTGCTTCTATATGGGGGCGGCTTCTCATTGTGATTTTCCTTACCCTTCCTATCTTtcagcatgtccatgatttggctAAACTCATTCTTTTTTGTTGCTCTGggattatataattttggatcatctctcCTACCAATTCTCCCAGCAgcttttctattattttcaatggTAGTGATTGTCTTAAATGCTTGCTGCAAGGTGGTAGGCTTATGAGATAAAATCTCATAGTGAGTCTTgctatcaaaagcactcaaataaaagtcaATCAAAAATGAATCAATAGGTCTAATATCCATTGGTATTCTATTAAGCATTTTATTAAACCTCTTATGAAATTCAGAGACTGActcattttgattcttctttattctTGTCAACTCTTGAGATGCAAATGAACTATCATTATGGTCTCTAAACTCTTCCAAGAATTGTGTCAAAAACTCCTACCAGTTGCCAATGCACCTGTCGAGAAGAtttctataccattctcctgcatccTCTATTAGAgactgaacaaacagtttcataaaaacatcttcataaGGGACTTCAAATTATTCAATGGttttttttacatttattacatgttgtTTTGCAGAATCAGTTCCATTTCCTATGAACTTAGGGATG encodes:
- the LOC131856306 gene encoding uncharacterized protein LOC131856306 produces the protein MDNLNDDEYKMEKALKRQLDWVLQLLGLEIDTVQIPKSNRVEEEKGRGEGSRLKTPRQCNHHNGERRTRSGGITGSWNNRGNNGNNGNYGNNGNENNGNGNANNQNGGGGNDGNNGNNGGNGNYQNNNYGCKPPMTIERKTHYEILSHKPTTLQQAFKTITTIENNRKAAGRIGRRDDPKLYNPRATKKNEFSQIMDMLKDRKGKENHNEKPPPYRSNKPMNYNRPILHDMPYNTNWKDGKPMNVNLSKETSEPLKKVNNFVEEYPWCEFCNLPHVVEQCMIAQGLVEENDHEDEYEPTVNALLLDPCWGWDEDSFEDEVIRCAMEEREPIVQRTTSFH